The genomic segment tataactgaacagttatatatctattaactgcgtaattcaaactaattccaaatatcattcacattgttgaagaaaaggttctaagaaaacttttattaattattggtcTGTTATGAAAAAACTTGCAAAAAATTTAAGACTCTCCAATCCAAGCAGCCGTTCGTCGTATTTCATCAATACTTCCCCACTTGCTGAAAACTGCTAATGTTGTTGCATGTCGGGTACTGTGTGTTGAAAATACACTAGTGTCAATTCCACTCTCTTCCATGGCTCTTTTGACCCAACGGCTGATTGTACTGAAGCACACAGCTTTATATGGCTCCTTTGTAGATACAAATAAGCTAGTACTTTTAAAATCACGTAAACCctttgtaacttttaaattgttGACCACCGCAGTGGCTGGACATACTCCTTTCCTAGCATTAAAGAAAAGGATCAGTTATAAAAAGTTGACCCTGTTTGGTCCTAAAGTCTTGATCAATCTATCTTTTACAAATAGATTGATGAATTGATTAATACAGTCttgtttaatcattatattaataatattaatcagggCTACTGTTTGAGCCCTTTAACCCGTGGCCAACGTTAATAAGGTTTTCTTGGTAACAATCTGCAGATAATTCTTTCTCTAGAGTATaattcttttcaatataatcaagtacaaagacatatcccaagtattattatatttgggtttgggggtcttaatttaaaaaaatcccttGAACAATCTTTTGATCTAATGATCGGTATCCAAATGTGGTCCTATAACTAATGATAGAGCTAATCTTACGGAATTCAAATTACCATATGTTACTAACTGTAACTCTTTCATTGAATCACAAAGTACGGTACTGAAATAACTTCAGTAATGGTAGGCttagtaatgtttatatttatggatTTAAATACTTAGCCTATGATACTAATGCACATGCATGCATGATTTGCATGATTCAAAGTATCTTTAGATATTGAATTCATCAAGACAAGAACTGCTTCATCACAAATTCCTAACTCTATGTTTTCCTGATAATGCTTCTACCATCAATACCACTTTCTTATAAAAGGGGTGTAACAATCTGGAATTATGCAAGATAAGGACTTAGAAGGTAAAAATATAACAGGTTCCTTTAACaataatctattaacattaacaataaccaCTGAGTGACCCAATGGGGCACAACTATTATACCTGTTGCtttgtctgtaatttattttctagggtTTTAAGAACCATAGAGAATGgaggagaaataataaataaaataagctgtatTTAGTCCAAGGAATGGTGAAAGCATCAACTGCAACAGCTCCTAGGTCTGGTTGCCATGACATATAAGTGCAACACCTTGCATTAGTATATATCAATAACCTTTGGATTGTTTATATTGCTCAGTTCCCATTTTGTAATGTCTATCTTCCTATCTTCCTTCTAGACTCAAAAAAGCTATCACACTATCTttagtgtttatgtaattagcatcaaacaatagtcttttaaaattcacacctttgccaaatattcttagaaatcctatgtaaaaaattatattaaattcctcctaatctatttatacatataggttacAGCAATAATATTATCACTATTTCTTCATTTataagcaaacatttttaaaacaaaaaaggcagCTATTAATTCCAGTGAATTTATGTGAGCCCTAGACTCTTTAATTAGCCTAAATTCTaactttaatcataattttatacagtaattattttataagcttggaaaaaacaataaaagaatatatttctttccttttcagtaatgttaagagtcatatctatagtattgtatagtaacaataaaagttacagtTGTAACATCACACTTAACTATTCTCTTTGCTCGGCTAACTATAAATCctaatgtttttagtaaattcacagttgcttgtatgttttgtatacactgttgttataacaattttgtttatgtaacataataacatagttgtttcatatacttaaaaaaacaaaaagtcatcTAAATAGATAACTGATATACAACCTCTTTCTCTTAAGAAAACCATCATTGGTTCATGATTTTTGTGAATGTTGATGGAGCCGTACAAAGGCCcaagaataaaacataagtatttaactgatagtgttttccttaaaaataaatcttaaatatttctcactatCCTTGTTGATACTTATCATATAACAAGTATATTTCAGATATAAGATGACAAGAACATcatctttttgtaaaaacttgcaCACTGTTCGGTATTTTCCAATTTGAAATACTcagtttcaacaaaattatttaaattctttaaacttaGAACAAAACGAAAAGTTCCATTGCTCTTTTTAACAAGGAAAATAGGTGAACACAATGAATCTTTTTACAGGTTTGCAAGTTTGTATTGCTTTCATAGCAAGTACTTAACTGGTTAATTTCTGCGGTGATCTGTAAAGATTCTAGTTCAGAAAACCTATCATTTTGAGTACAACTCTGGTATGGTTTACTATGCAAAAGGATTGAATATCCTGCAACCCAACCGAGAATAATTGGATCTTGAGTTAAACTCTGGTGTGGTTTATCACACAAAGGGGTTGAGTATCCCGCAACCCAACTGAGAATAATTGGATCCTGAGTTATcaagttttcaattatttaagtgGTAGTTAAGTCTACTCACctgttggttcatttgcgtTGAGGTTGACTCCTCTTGCTCTCCCTGGTCCTGACTGCTGCTGGTGTTCTGGGTGACGGCCCCCTCTTTTTAGCATCTGCCTGAGGAGGACCCCGCCAGTTtaaagctttattattatttattttaggagtaCCTGTCTGAGGCACCCATGTACTTCGCTTTGTAGTGAACCTTTTTGTTTCAGCCACCTCAGTTCTTGACCAGATCTCTTGACTGATCTTGCTGTTCTGATCTCTTCTCCTAGATCTTCACCAAATAGATAGATTTCTGTTCCAGATTGCAATagaaaatctttcacatttttatttataactgataaCAGGAGGGACTTACGTCTCtttctatttaaatttataGTCACAGAGTAGGATTGGAGCATCATTCAGTATTCTAATGATATCCATCTATGTCCTTAATTATCTCTCATGCACATTTGAAAGCATGAACCCAGACATGCCAAGGCTGTTGaggtttgtttctgttttgtttgtatcattTGGTCACACTTCTGGGATTATTAATCATTGATTGTAGTGCTTACCTCCGGGTTTAACAAAAGATGCACCATTAATTTCATGTTGGAGAACGGTGAATTTTCATCAGTATGCCATTCCCCCAATCACCTTTGtgctatttgtttgtgtaactcTCCTCCTACTCTCACCAGCTGTGACTTCACACCTTATATGTCTATTACCTGAGGATCCAACATCTCTTCATGTGGTAAGGCTTCAGGTAAATCTCATAAAGATTCTATATTTTCCACATTTACATcttgttgtacaatgtacatatgtatcatTTTGTTGAGCATTGCTCAATTCTATGCATTCATTATCCGGAGGGACATTTTCAATGTCTTCCTCCATGTAGTGTGATAATGTTAATGGTGTCTTTCCAGTTTCTGGAagtaaaacacaatgcaagctgtgcttatggtacagcatgtgacttatggtacagcatgtggcgtatggtacagcatgtggctTTCGCCACATCACAATATAACCATGTAAGTTCCCGCAGAACTTCCCTTGAAGGTTATAaagactcaaccgcgtgtgctcccacagaacaccccagaggttgattatttgatagcttagcaagactcaaccgcgtgtgctcccacagaacaccccagaggttgattatttgataacTTAGCCATTGTAGACCACGTACGCCCCCGCAGGACGTCCCACAGGTCAGGCCAGTTCTTGCTAGAAAATAACCGGCCTTGTAAATGCTCGTGCGATTCCTTGTACATAAGTATCTATCGCGCATGAAATAGCAAAATGTCGCCGCGTCctttacatacacatgcaaAGCGCAAGACGCCAAGGcacaaaagtaaaaacacaCGTTCTTTAAACGGTGTAGCGTTAAATGTTTTGCTGCATAGCGAAGCTATAAACTTTGTTGCAAACTTGCAAAAGATGAAAGGCCGGCCATTTTCGTACCATCATCGCTCGAATCGGAGCTCAAAAGTTCCTTTTCAAGTTTCTTCAATTTCTTCAGCAGTTTTAGATCTTGACTCCGACTTTATCTTTCCCATATTACAGTTTtagaaacacttattttaactaaaaaatggtaaaaaggtgGGAAAACGTGACGCCGTTACGTGACATAAAATCCgaatgaaattagtgttgcagacgcagtgttgccaatgtgcatggctgcgttcagaaatttaagcttttaatctttaaaattatgtgtgacgccacggactaacgccgagactacaactgttttcctaatcatagaggacaatgcaacaacgAGTATAATACAGTTcttgtaatactttttttttatatttgaatcaCTTTATCTCCACTTATGTGGATTGGGTAGAGGTACATCTCATCATCTCATCTCGGTCTACGACCTATCTTAATGAAGTTCCCAAACTCAGAACCTACATTTGGGGAATTAAACTGTTACCAatgcaaaaaattaaatacagaaCGGTTGGTTAGTGACTTACTGCATCTTTCAACAAACAAGGTCCACTAGAAATTCACTTACCACCCACCAATCGGTCGTGACCCATCATTTGAGAAACCCTGATCTAGATATATCCCAATTTTAGAAAGATGCATCCTAACAGAgctattatatttacttttatgtaaCTGAACATAAATGAATCCGGTTATAAACATACCTGTAAATAGTACACTGAAGCGTTGTCTAGCATTTTTATGGATTCTGTACCTATCATGGTAGCCAGGTAGACACAGCACTGCTTATAAAGCTACCTATCCATTTGAAGATACCTATCTGAATGTAGGTTATACACTGATCTtctatccccaaaaggccggcaacgcacttgtaacgccttcggtgtttcgggtgtccatgggcggcggcgattgcttaccagcaggtgattcgtctgctcgtttactggcttataccataaaaaaaactgtctgtCATGCATAGATACCAAGCTGAATCTTGACCCAAAGGGCAGGATATTATGAATAACCGATTTTAATCGAAAATCTTGACCAAAGACCTTGGTTTTAGGCAGAAATCCATATAACTaacatcaaaatcaaagtcaaagtaaaagtcaaaattattcacTCCAAATAGACcgataggcacttttgaacatcaaagccaacatcataaaatataaaaaaaaatgtctatctgtcggtcagtcctctagtaccTATAGCTATTTCAATTACCTATAATTATACATTGAGTCCGCATTGTTCGAGACTGATTATTGATCGGTCCTCGTGTACATACATTTCTAAGAAAGTAAGTCCTTGTGTCACGCAAATTCCAGAAAGTTCCACCCCTCCAGTACATAGTCGAGTAAATTCGTGGATGAATACTTACTCAAAAGTCCCAAGGTCATTTATAACGAACACCTTTATATCGAGATAAGCCAAAGTCGATCTTAACTAGGAAAATATAAGGATGCTGTTGATTTGAACCTGTTGAGTCGCTGTTTATGGGAGACGAATAAATTCCCTTTGCATATTTATAAtaggtaagtatgtatattgtataagtgACCTTGGTAACTAGGTACTAACTGttactacaaaattattaaaattacgatTGTTTCCAGCTAGTCAAATTCATTCctttttgatatttaaaaaaaaaaagtatttaatttgactTAGGCCTTCTGAGTTCTAAAGCCCTTGTAAAAATTAAAGTcgctaaaataagaaaaaaaaaacaaccacaTAAAAACTcctttcaaaataaatgtatttaatttgactTAAACTTCAGAATTCTAGAACTCTTGTAAAAAATTAAGTCGCTAAAATAAGATAGAAACAGCCGCAACAAAAGAAACAGATTTCTTAACTTCattaaagtacctactaaaGTATTATTACTGAATATTGACAAATTCGAAACTAAAATCATCGCATCACCTACTTAATTTATCCAGGTATCTAGCCTGAATCGGTACTTTTTTCATTTGATTCGACTATAAACTCTGTAATAAGTAATACCCTCTTCTAAAGCAAtccagtacctacctataaacttttataaaaatcattacCTACTTATACTTAATATTTCTCGTGTGATTGATTGAATTACTGACCTATCCAATCTTATCATAGTGAACGTAGCTGGGACTGTCTAAATTCATCTGTTGTCACCGTCTTTTGAAAAATCTGTCTACCCACCCACATAGAACGTTACAGAATTCAGTAAATATTGTGGttatgtaattatgtttacTAACATCACACTACGTTAGGCCATCGAACTTCACGAAAATTCCCGACTTCAGCCGCTCAGCGATCGATAACATGCAAAACGTATCAATGTGTGAGTCACATATTTCGCGTCTGTACACAGACTGGTATCGATCGCACACCCACCCGAGCGAAATTTCTCGAATGCGCTACTCGCCGCCAGATGGCGCTGTCAGCACTACATTTCAATGTGTGAGTCATGTTGCGCGAGTATGAGTTCGTCAGTACGCGCCGAATCGTCTGGCGAATTCGAGACTCTTCTAGTAGTTCTACGCGCTACTAGATGGCGCTCTGTGGCGAGTATATAAACCGCGCGCTCCTACCGGCCGGCATGCATTTCATACTCGAGCGATCGAAGTGAAAACTAGCTTTACGCTACAAACCCAACTCTCAATTCTCAACGTTCGTTGAagaatactcaatactcaacaAAATGTCTCTGCTACCTTTTGTTCTCGGCTACGAGCGCCCTCGCCACATGCATTCCCACCACTACTGGCCAAGCCGGCTCCTGGACCAGGACTTCGGGCTGGCCCTGACTCCTGACGACCTCCTCACGGCTGTGGCAGCTCCCATGTTCTCCGAAGACTACTACCGACCATGGCGGCAACTGGCAGCTCTGAACCGCGACATGGGATCCAGCATCAAGTCCGACAAGGATAAATTCCAAGTCAACCTGGATGTACAGCACTTCGCACCTGAAGAGATCTCCGTGAAGACAGCTGACGGCTTCATCGTGGTGGAGGGCAAACACGAGGAGAAGAAGGATGACCATGGCTTCATCAGCCGGCAGTTTGTGAGGAGGTACGCTTTGCCTGAGGGTACGGAGCCCGAGACTGTGGAGTCGCGGCTGTCTTCGGACGGCGTGCTGACCATCACAGCGCCCAGGAAGGTCCCTGAAGCCATCAAGGGGGAGAGGAAGGTGCCCATCTCACAGACTGGCCCCGTCCGCAAGGAGATCAAGGACCAGAGCAGCAGCAGCAATGGAGTGGCTGAGAAGTAAAGTAGTGCCTCTACTCTAGTCGCGTAggcttttttaattattgcgAATTCCAATTCCAAAGCGTATGTTTTGAGACTGAAttgtgttgtatttatttaggtttaagtttattttccaataaataatctctttttaattttatctcttaaaaactgcatttttatttatcccTTACAAAAGCAGAAATATAACACAGTCATATATAGGTATTACCCAGGGTTTAGCTTTGATTCTAACAATTTGGTACAGAACACACAATACACATTTACctattaggtacattaaaatcCAATATGACTTTAAAAACTAAGAGTTACTGGAGCTAGATAGGTACAAAAACTTATTTCACAGCATGTGTGACGGTAATTAATAGTCATACAATCATCGATTTTATTTGAACACCTACATGTGTAATGTGTATCACTTACCCAcaatgaacataattatatacccACGCttacttatttcaaatatacAAAACAGATGAAATTGCCTCTATGATAACATAGTGAggcaatataaaatataaattttatttatatttaaggaTCGATGCGAAATGTTATTGCTAATGCTAATCCttaagaaacaaataaactatctaaatacttatttattcacgtaactgggaatttacattatattacatacatgtttttacgtaaatatgtatttagaaaataataaataaggaaCTTATATACTTTCAATTtcagtcataaaataaaatgaacgcctgataaaatattcatagcTAATCGTCCGAAGAGATATTGGTTGcgtagttatttattataattaatcgttattattataacttgagacgggatatttaccatgtttatttatttcgatgaatGAACTGAACTGGTTCCTGGTACTGGTTAGAACTGGATGGATGAGTTCATCCGTGTTCATgatgcttgcaacagtgccgaaatatcggaaactcgtcgAAATAaatgaacatggtaaatatcccgtctcaagttataataatagtgttagagaccatgtcagtttaataacttaattaaaatatgttgctAATAAAACTTCGTTTAAGTTATTTTCTAGGCTTTActgatttgttttataattaatgtgtAATTCTATTAAACAATTGactactactaatattattttccatCACACTGTATCTTACTAAGGGTGTTTTACCActagagatatgctatgtagctatgctataaagatgtaatagctaagctatgaaactatgtgaccgtttccactgatactaagctatgtagcggcgcgagtaagatgtgctatgaagatgcgctaccgcaaagtagctgtgcgaggaagatgcgcagctcgagtatgcaatgtatcgatagtagggcagccatccatagcacaaatccatagcacgcatctagcCATTAAAAACAggtagcttagctgagtccgtttctaccattgctaagctatgtgtaagaatgaataataattaaatagtcaaacgaacttacctgtaagtgaagttcgactgtaattattcttgttgttgcattgtccgaagatgattaggaaaacagttgtagtctcggcgttagtccgtggcgtcacacataattttaaagattaaaagcttaaatttctgaacgcagccatgcacattggcaacactgcgtctgcaacactaatttcattaagttcatagccatttattggttttacaacatagggttcatgtttatatttatataacatgaaGGATCTGGGTAGGGTGGGACTAATCATcttcggacaatgcaacaacaagaataattacagtcgaacttcacttacaggtaagttcgtttgactatttaattatacttgttgttgcattgtcctctatgattaggaaaacagttgtagatgttcaaagaccagttgtaaaaacaataaacatttgtttaaaaataacaatcaacagagttattttttaaaaaatatacacttcttaattaaatatataactgaacagttatatatctattaactgcgtaattcaaactaattccaaatatcattcacattgttgaagaaaaggttctaagaaaacttttattaattattggtcTGTTATGAAAAAACTTGCAAAAAATTGAAGACTCTCCAATCCAAGCAGCCGTTCGTCGTATTTCATCAATACTTCCCCACTTGCTGAAAACTGCTAATGTTGTTGCATGTCGGGTACTGTGTGTTGAAAATACACTAGTGTCAATTCCACTCTCTTTCATGGCTCTTTTGACCCAACGGCTGATTGTACTGAAGCACACAGCTTTATATGGCTCCTTTGTAGATACAAATAAGCTAGTACTTTTAAAATCACGTAAACCctttgtaacttttaaaattgttgACCACCGCAGTGGCTGGACATACTCCTTTCCTAGCATTAAAGAAAAGGATCAGTTATAAAAAGTTGACCCTGTTTGGTCCTAAAGTCTTGATCAATCTATCTTATACAAATAGATTGATGAATTGATTAATACAGTCttgtttaatcattatattagtAATATTAATCAGGGCTACTGTTTGAGCCCTTTAACCCGTGGCCAACGTTAATAAGGTTTTCTTGGTAACAATCTGCAGATAATTCTTTCTCTAGAGTATaattcttttcaatataatcaagtacaaagacatatcccaagtattattatatttgggtttgggggtcttaatttaaaaaatcccttGAACAATCTTTTGATCTAATGATCGGTATCCAAATGTGGTCCTATAACTAATGATAGAGCTAATCTTACGGAATTCAAATTACCATATGTTACTAACTGTAACTCTTTCATTGAATCACAAAGTACGGTACTGAATAACTTCAGTAATGGTAGGCttagtaatgtttatatttatggatTTAAATACTTAGCCTATGATACTAATGCACATGTATGCATGATTTGCATGATTCAAAGTATCTTTAGATATTGAATTCATCAAGACAAGAACTGCTTCATCACAAATTCCTAACT from the Spodoptera frugiperda isolate SF20-4 chromosome 16, AGI-APGP_CSIRO_Sfru_2.0, whole genome shotgun sequence genome contains:
- the LOC118280733 gene encoding protein lethal(2)essential for life, producing MSLLPFVLGYERPRHMHSHHYWPSRLLDQDFGLALTPDDLLTAVAAPMFSEDYYRPWRQLAALNRDMGSSIKSDKDKFQVNLDVQHFAPEEISVKTADGFIVVEGKHEEKKDDHGFISRQFVRRYALPEGTEPETVESRLSSDGVLTITAPRKVPEAIKGERKVPISQTGPVRKEIKDQSSSSNGVAEK